One Terriglobales bacterium genomic window, CTTGGCGTCGCGGCCGCGAAAGACGAAGATGCAGGTCGCGGTCAGGCCGAAGAAGATGAAGTCCATGGAGACCACGTAATTGAGGATTTGCTCGTAGCGGCCGGAGGCGGCGATCACCATGGTCCAGACACTCTGCAGGATGATGGCGGCCACCGGTACGCGGCTGCGCGGATGAACCCGGGCCACGGCGCGGAAGAACAACCCGTCTTCGGCCATGGCGAAATAGACGCGCGGTGCGGTCAAAATCGATTGGCTGAGGAAGCCGAGCGTCGAAATGGAAATGCCCACCGCGATCAGCTTCACGCCGGCATCGCCGAGTGCAATACGCATGACCGCCGACGCGGGAGTATGCGTCTCCGCCAGGGTTGCAGCGCCGAGCGCTCGCACGCATACCCAGCTTACCCCGACGTAAAGGGCGATCACGCCGGCGACCCCAAGCAGCAGGCCGCGCGGCAGATTGCGTCTCGCATCCTTGATTTCGCCGCCGACAAAATTGGCCGTCTGCCATCCCCCATAAGCGAACAGCACCGGTATCATGGCGGCGCCGAACATCGAGAGCAGGCGCCAGGACGGCGGCTCGCCCAGCACCGGGCGCAATGTGAATTGCGACGGACGGCCGAGCAGGAACGCGCCGCAAAACACCAGCGCGGCAATGGCCGCAATCTTCATCACCATGAGCGCGCTCTGCACCGTGCTTCCCTGCTTCACGCCCACGCAGTTGATGACGGTCAGTACCGACAGGGCGACCGCGCCGAGCAGCCAGTCGGAAACTTTCATCCCGGTGAGGTCAATGAAGTAACGCGCGAAGGTGATGCAGACCGCCGCCATGCCGCCGGTTTGAATCACCAGCAGCAGCACCCAGCCGTAGAGAAATGCGATGGCAGGATGGTAGGCCTCGCGCAGGTAGGCGTACTGTCCGCCGACCTCGGGCCGGCGTGCCGCCAGCTCCGCGTACACGAAGGCGCCGGCGAGCGCGATCAGGCCGCCTGCAATCCACGCGCCCAGGATCAGCATGGGCGTGCGCACCTGCTGTGCGACGACATACGGATTAATGAAAATACCGGCGCCGACTATTCCGCCCATCACGATCATGGCGGCGTCAAGCAGGCCAAGCTTGCGGGCAAGAGTAGCGTGTGGCGGCGGTGACGAGTTGGGAGCGCGCGAACTCAAACTGTTTTGCCGCTGGCAGTTATCTTTTTTCGCTTTTCGCGATCGGCATTGCAACGGCATGCATCGGCTGTGGGCTGCCTACCGACGACCGAAAACCGACATCCGATAAAACCGTGGCGCGAGTTTACCTCTCACGCCCGCAAGAGTATCGTTTCATCCACAAAAAATTGGAGGTGTCGCATGGCAACTTACGTCATCCTCAGCCAGCTTGCACAGGACGCGTTTGACGATCCCAGAGACTTCAAGAAGATGGCAAAGACGGTAGCGGAGAAAATCCGCAAGGAATGCAAAGGCGTGCAGTGGAAGCAAAGCTACGCGCTGCTCGGGCGCTTCGACGTGATCGACATTGTCGAGGCCTCCGACGTGCGCGAAGTCGAGCGCGCCGCGCTCATCATCCGCGCTTACGGCCACGCCAGCACGGAGACAATGCCGGCGACGCCCTGGAATTCCTTCATCGGCGAACTCTGAGTTCCACTACTGCGGCAGCGGCATCGAACTCAAACCAAGGACGCGCAATCGAATGATGTTCCGCGACCGATACGACGCGGGTGAAATGCTGGCAGAGCGGCTGCGCGAGTTCGCTGGACGGCGCGACGTGATCGTGCTGGCGCTGCCGCGCGGGGGCGTGCCCGTCGGCTACGTCGTCGCCCGCGAACTCGGCGTCCCGCTCGACGTGTTCGTGGTGCGCAAGCTGGGCACTCCCGGGCAGCCGGAATTGGCGATGGGCGCCATCGCATCCGGCGGGGTTCGCGTCTTGAACCGCGAGGTCGTCGATGCCCTCGGCATTCCTGAAGCCTCCATCGAGGAGGTCTCGCGGCGCGAGGAAGAAGAGCTGCAGCGTCGCGAACGCCAGTATCGAGGCGATCGTCCGTCGCTCGACGTGAGCGGCAAGACTGGGATCCTGGTCGATGACGGCCTGGCCACCGGTTCTTCCATGCGCGCGGCCGCGGCGGCGCTGCGCCAGGCAGGCGCAGCCCGGATTGTAATCGCGGTTCCAGTCGCGTCGCGCGCCACCTGCGACCAACTCCGCGAAGAAGGCAATGACGTGGTCTGCGCCACCACCCCGGAGCCGTTTTTCGCGGTCGGCCAGTGGTACAAGGATTTCGCCCAGACCACCGATGAGGAAGTGCGCGAACTGCTGGATCGCGCGGTCGTGGAAAAAGGTAATCAATAGATAGCTAGTCGTCAACTTGCTGTGAAGAGTGCTCAACATGAACCGCTAACTCCTAGCTACTAACTACTAACTCCTAACTACTAGTCACTGGAGAAGACTTTCATGGAGCCGGCCGAACAGGTCCGAATCGTAGTTGGTGATGCCGTCTTGGACGGCGATTTGGTTGTGCCGCCGAACGCGCGCGGCGTGGTGCTGTTTGCGCACGGCAGCGGCAGCAGCCGGCACAGCCCGCGCAACCGTTATGTCGCCGAAGAATTGCGGCGCGGGGACATCGGAACGCTGCTCATGGACCTGCTCACGCCGCAGGAAGAAGACGTTGATAATCGCACCGCGGAGCTGCGCTTCGATCTTCCCCTGCTGGCGCAACGTCTGCAAATCGCGACCGAGTGGCTGCACCGGCGGGAAGATCTGTCGAAGTTCGACCTCGGCTACTTTGGCGCGAGCACCGGCGCGGCGGCAGCGCTGATCGCCGCGGTCAAGCTTCCGAAGCTGGTTCGTGCCATCGTCTCGCGCGGCGGACGTCCCGACCTTGCCGGCGAAGCGCTGGCGCAAGTGCAGGCGCCGACGTTGCTGATCGTCGGCGGCAACGATGGGCCGGTCGTCGGCATGAACCGCGACGCCTTTGACCGGCTCACAACGGAAAAACAGTTGGAGATCATTCCCGGCGCCACGCATTTATTCGAGGAGCCCGGCGCGCTGGAACAGGTGGCGCAGTTGGCGCTTTCCTGGTTCGCGCGCTATCTCGGTACGGCGCGTGATAGCCGGGTAGCGTGAATACGTAAGCGGTAGAGTACTCCGGTACTGAGGTACTCACATCACAAGGAGAGAGCGATGAAAGCAATTCGCGTGCGGGAGTTCGGCGGTCCCGAGGTCCTGCGCCTGGAGGAAGTTCCTGACCCGAAGCCCGGTCGCGGCGAAATCTTGGTACGTACTCGCGCCATTGGCGTGAACCCGGTGGACACCTACATTCGCAGCGGACAATACGCCATCAAGCCGCACTTGCCCTACACGCCAGGCTCCGACGCCGCCGGGGACGTGGAAGCCGTGGGTGACGGCATTACCGGCTTTCGAGCCGGCGATCGCGTTTACCTCTACCGCTCCATTTCCGGCGCCTACGGTGAAAAGGTGTTGTGCAACGAGGCGCAAGTGCACCCGCTCGCCAAAAAAGCTTCCTACCAGCAGGGCGCGGCGATTGGCGTGCCCTACATCACTGCCTATCGCGCCATGTTTCACAAAGCGCAGGCGCGGCCTGGCGATACCGTGCTCGTACATGGCGCCAGCGGCGCCGTGGGCAGCGCCGCCGTACAAATGGGGCGCGCCGCCGGCATGACCATCATCGGCACTGCGAGCACCGACAAGGGTAAAGAAATGGTGGCGCGCGAAGGCGCGCATTATGTGGTCGATCACAGCGCCGCCGACGCGCCGGAGCAGTTAATGAAGCTGACCGCCGGACGCGGCTTCGACGTCATCCTGGAAATGCTCGCCAACAAGAATCTCGGAAGAGATCTCGCCATGCTGAACAAGTTCGGACGGGTGGTGGTGGTGGGCAGCCGCGGCAATGTCGAGATCAACCCGCGTGACCTGATGGGCCGCGACGGCGCCATCCTCGGAATGACTTCGTTCAACATCTCCGACCACGACCTGGCCAGCATTCATGCCGCGCTGGTTTCCGGCCTGGAGAGCGGCACCTTGCGGCCGGTGATCGGGCAGGAATTGCCGCTCAAGGACGCACCGCGCGCGCACCAGGCAGTGATGGAAGCGGGGGCATTCGGAAAAATCGTATTACTTCCTTGAGGCTGGAACCGATATGTACTGCAACGCTTGCGGTAAAACCATTCCTGACGACGCGCGCCTTTGCCCTTATTGCGCCAAAGCGGTGGCGGGCGCCGCGCCGGTAACTCATGAGCTGGTCCGTCCCCGCCAGGGACGCGTCATCGCCGGCGTCTGTGCCGGCCTGTCGCGACACTTCGGCTGGAGCCTTACCGTGCTGCGCCTGGTCTGGCTCTTGCTGTTCCTGTTCGCCGGCGCCGGCGGATTGCTCTACATCATCCTGTGGATTGTCATTCCCAACGAATAAGACTTGGACTGCAATCTCGCGGCAATTTCCGTCATCCAACACTGATGGACGGAAATATGCGAATGAAGGATCCTGCAAGACGCGCCACCAAGTGCGCCGCCAAGCTGCGCCTGGCTGTCCCAGTCACGCTGCTCGCGATCCTGGCCATCGCATGCACGCGGTCGGACTCAAGCGCCATGGCGCAGGTCGCCCACCCCCTCGCACATCACGAGATCAAGCCTTCGCAACTGCCGGCCCCGCATGCGACCAGCAGCGCCGGCAACGGCCCGGAAGTCATCCGCCAGCCCGCCAGTGCCCGGTTGAACCTGCCGCCGGGCTTTGAGATCAGCACCTGGGCGGAAGGTGGACTGCAAAACCCGCGCTGGCTCGCCCTGGCGCCGAATGGCGACGTCTTCCTAGCCGATTCCGATTCCGGCCGAATCCTGGTCTTTCGCGATCCTGCCAATTCCGGCAAGGCGACGCAGCGCTTCGTCTTTGCTGAAAAATTAGCCCTGCCCTTCGGCATGGCGTTCCACGGTGATTATCTTTACGTCGGCGAGACCAACGCGGTGGTGCGCTTCCGCTATCGTTCGGGACAAACCAAGGCGGAAGCAGCGCCGGAAAAGCTGGTGGACCTGCCCGGGCACGGCTACCGCCAGCATTGGACGCGCAACCTGCTCTTCACTCCCGACGGCGCCAAGATGCTGGTCACGGTTGGTTCGGCGTCGAATGATAGTCCCGGCGAGGATCCCATCCGCGCCGCCATTTCCGAGTACAATCCCGACGGCTCAGGTCACCGCCTGCTCGCCACCGGGACGCGCAATCCGATCGGCGCCGCGTTTTATCCCGGCACCAGCCAGCTCTGGGCGTTGGTCCAGGAGCGCGACGGCCTCGGCGACGATCTCCCCTCCGATTACCTAACGCACATCCAGGACGGCGGCTTCTACGGCTGGCCGTACGCGTACCTCGGCTCGCACCCGGATCCCAATAACGACGAGCGACCCGACCTGGTCAAGAAGACGATTACTCCCGACGTCCTCTTCCAGGCTCACTCGGCGACCATGGACGTCGTCTTTTACCAGGGCCAGATGTTCCCCAAGGATTACCAGGGCGACGCGTTCGTTTCCATGCACGGATCGTGGAACCGCTCCAAGCGTACCGGCTACAAAGTCGTCCGCGTGCATTTCCAGGGCGGCAAGCCGGTGGGCGGCTACGACGACTTCGTCACCGGCTGGATGTTAAGCCCCGAAAGCCGCAACGTCTGGGGACGCCCGGTCGGTTTGCTGGTGCTGAAGGACGGATCGCTGCTGGTCGCCGACGACGGTGGCAACAAAATCTGGCGCGTGACCTACCGCGGCGGAGCGAGATAAGAGACATCGGCTGGCCCTACCTGGCCTGTTCGAGTTCACGTTGCACAGCTCTGTGCATGATCGAGATCTGCACAACGTGAAACGTGAAACTTGGAACGTGAAACATGCGTGCTGCCGGGACCTTTCTGGAACGTGTCCCATTTCAGAAGTACAAGCAGGCGCGCGGCGGGTTTTTGCCTTCCCGCAGTCCCTCCCCGGGGACCATCATTCCAGCTGCAGTGCCCAGAAACCTCGCCCATCACGAGCCGCAGCGCGATTTCTACCGTGACCTGGATGGTCAGATCGTTCGCCTGATCAAGGTTGACCGCAACCTGTGCACCTGGGTAGCTGTCGGCAGCGGCGACGCGGTCAAGCAAGTCACCCACCACGACAACTTTGTGCGCCGCTTCACCCCAGTTCGGAACGCCGGAAATAAGACAGCCGCGTGACCGCATCCCACCGGTTCGGACTTCTTACTTCTGACTCATCTGCGATTGTCCGTCACCGGTTCAGGGTGAATCAGCACCCGGAACAGTT contains:
- a CDS encoding amino acid permease, which translates into the protein MSSRAPNSSPPPHATLARKLGLLDAAMIVMGGIVGAGIFINPYVVAQQVRTPMLILGAWIAGGLIALAGAFVYAELAARRPEVGGQYAYLREAYHPAIAFLYGWVLLLVIQTGGMAAVCITFARYFIDLTGMKVSDWLLGAVALSVLTVINCVGVKQGSTVQSALMVMKIAAIAALVFCGAFLLGRPSQFTLRPVLGEPPSWRLLSMFGAAMIPVLFAYGGWQTANFVGGEIKDARRNLPRGLLLGVAGVIALYVGVSWVCVRALGAATLAETHTPASAVMRIALGDAGVKLIAVGISISTLGFLSQSILTAPRVYFAMAEDGLFFRAVARVHPRSRVPVAAIILQSVWTMVIAASGRYEQILNYVVSMDFIFFGLTATCIFVFRGRDAK
- a CDS encoding GYD domain-containing protein, producing MATYVILSQLAQDAFDDPRDFKKMAKTVAEKIRKECKGVQWKQSYALLGRFDVIDIVEASDVREVERAALIIRAYGHASTETMPATPWNSFIGEL
- a CDS encoding phosphoribosyltransferase; the protein is MFRDRYDAGEMLAERLREFAGRRDVIVLALPRGGVPVGYVVARELGVPLDVFVVRKLGTPGQPELAMGAIASGGVRVLNREVVDALGIPEASIEEVSRREEEELQRRERQYRGDRPSLDVSGKTGILVDDGLATGSSMRAAAAALRQAGAARIVIAVPVASRATCDQLREEGNDVVCATTPEPFFAVGQWYKDFAQTTDEEVRELLDRAVVEKGNQ
- a CDS encoding dienelactone hydrolase family protein, coding for MEPAEQVRIVVGDAVLDGDLVVPPNARGVVLFAHGSGSSRHSPRNRYVAEELRRGDIGTLLMDLLTPQEEDVDNRTAELRFDLPLLAQRLQIATEWLHRREDLSKFDLGYFGASTGAAAALIAAVKLPKLVRAIVSRGGRPDLAGEALAQVQAPTLLIVGGNDGPVVGMNRDAFDRLTTEKQLEIIPGATHLFEEPGALEQVAQLALSWFARYLGTARDSRVA
- a CDS encoding NADPH:quinone reductase; amino-acid sequence: MKAIRVREFGGPEVLRLEEVPDPKPGRGEILVRTRAIGVNPVDTYIRSGQYAIKPHLPYTPGSDAAGDVEAVGDGITGFRAGDRVYLYRSISGAYGEKVLCNEAQVHPLAKKASYQQGAAIGVPYITAYRAMFHKAQARPGDTVLVHGASGAVGSAAVQMGRAAGMTIIGTASTDKGKEMVAREGAHYVVDHSAADAPEQLMKLTAGRGFDVILEMLANKNLGRDLAMLNKFGRVVVVGSRGNVEINPRDLMGRDGAILGMTSFNISDHDLASIHAALVSGLESGTLRPVIGQELPLKDAPRAHQAVMEAGAFGKIVLLP
- a CDS encoding PspC domain-containing protein, encoding MYCNACGKTIPDDARLCPYCAKAVAGAAPVTHELVRPRQGRVIAGVCAGLSRHFGWSLTVLRLVWLLLFLFAGAGGLLYIILWIVIPNE
- a CDS encoding sorbosone dehydrogenase family protein, whose product is MKDPARRATKCAAKLRLAVPVTLLAILAIACTRSDSSAMAQVAHPLAHHEIKPSQLPAPHATSSAGNGPEVIRQPASARLNLPPGFEISTWAEGGLQNPRWLALAPNGDVFLADSDSGRILVFRDPANSGKATQRFVFAEKLALPFGMAFHGDYLYVGETNAVVRFRYRSGQTKAEAAPEKLVDLPGHGYRQHWTRNLLFTPDGAKMLVTVGSASNDSPGEDPIRAAISEYNPDGSGHRLLATGTRNPIGAAFYPGTSQLWALVQERDGLGDDLPSDYLTHIQDGGFYGWPYAYLGSHPDPNNDERPDLVKKTITPDVLFQAHSATMDVVFYQGQMFPKDYQGDAFVSMHGSWNRSKRTGYKVVRVHFQGGKPVGGYDDFVTGWMLSPESRNVWGRPVGLLVLKDGSLLVADDGGNKIWRVTYRGGAR